Proteins encoded together in one Cellulomonas gilvus ATCC 13127 window:
- a CDS encoding PH domain-containing protein — MASDGTVYRPTSRFFTTGGTWLFAGGWCAAAWVDAGVAGAVSALPACAGLAFGGWLAFWYPRVEVDDEAVRLVNPLRTVSVPWAALAHVSTQYAMTLVTPHGQYRAWAAPGPGAGHVARVSVSDVRAVSAGSADARGAVPMGDLPTAPSGSAALLVRRRWQRLVEEGRVEAGVADRTPVTNRWNVPAIAVLAVAAITTLIVALVG, encoded by the coding sequence ATGGCGAGCGACGGCACGGTGTACCGCCCAACCAGCAGGTTCTTCACCACGGGAGGGACCTGGCTGTTCGCCGGCGGCTGGTGCGCCGCCGCGTGGGTCGATGCGGGCGTCGCCGGCGCCGTGAGCGCGCTGCCCGCGTGCGCGGGCCTCGCCTTCGGCGGCTGGCTCGCGTTCTGGTACCCGCGGGTCGAGGTCGACGACGAGGCGGTGAGGCTGGTGAACCCGCTGCGCACCGTCAGCGTGCCCTGGGCGGCACTCGCACACGTCTCCACCCAGTACGCGATGACGCTCGTCACGCCGCACGGCCAGTACCGCGCCTGGGCGGCACCCGGCCCGGGCGCCGGGCACGTGGCCCGCGTGTCGGTGTCCGACGTGCGCGCGGTGTCCGCCGGCTCGGCCGACGCGCGTGGCGCCGTCCCGATGGGCGACCTGCCGACCGCGCCGTCCGGCAGCGCCGCGCTCCTGGTCCGCCGCCGCTGGCAGCGGCTGGTCGAGGAGGGCCGCGTCGAGGCCGGTGTCGCCGACCGCACACCCGTGACCAACCGGTGGAACGTCCCGGCGATCGCGGTGCTCGCGGTCGCCGCGATCACCACGCTGATCGTGGCGCTCGTCGGCTGA
- a CDS encoding ABC transporter ATP-binding protein, translating into MTPTVPENTPVLEVTDLSVDFAVDRVWVPAAIDLNYTVAAGEVLAIVGESGSGKSVSSMAILDLLPKNARIRGSIKLAGRELRGLHGSKMREIRGNDIAMIFQEPMTALNPVYTIGNQIIETLRLHSEMSPTQARERAIQLLEMVELPDPEKAFRSYPHQLSGGQRQRAMIAQSLALDPLLLIADEPTTALDVTVQAEILDLMRNLRDHLNSAVILITHDMGVVADLADRIAVMRRGLIVETGTAEQIFGDPQHPYTQELLAAVPHLGGAEIDLTASLAAAAHAESVITEVDPAELARREKANAEALEAARRAERAKEHEAAEPILLLEGVAIEYPKQGRMPAFRAVEGADLVVRPGEVVGLVGESGSGKTTIGRAAVGLLPVVEGRLVVGGVDVTQRDRKLLKQLRRRVGMVFQDPSSSLNPRLPIGESIGEPMLLAGIAKGAALQKRIEELLDQVELPQAYRNRYPHELSGGQKQRVGIARALALSPELLVADEPTSALDVSVQAHVLDLIQELQARLQFACLFVTHDLAVVDLLADRIVVMQRGRIVEQGTRDAILRNPQDPYTQRLIAAVPLPNPEKQRERRELRALLVDRG; encoded by the coding sequence ATGACCCCGACCGTCCCCGAGAACACCCCGGTCCTCGAGGTCACCGACCTGTCGGTGGACTTCGCCGTCGACCGCGTGTGGGTGCCCGCCGCGATCGACCTGAACTACACGGTCGCCGCCGGTGAGGTGCTCGCGATCGTCGGAGAGTCGGGTTCGGGCAAGTCCGTCAGCTCGATGGCGATCCTCGACCTGCTGCCCAAGAACGCGCGCATCCGCGGGAGCATCAAGCTCGCGGGCCGCGAGCTGCGCGGGCTGCACGGCTCGAAGATGCGGGAGATCCGTGGCAACGACATCGCGATGATCTTCCAGGAGCCGATGACGGCCCTGAACCCGGTCTACACGATCGGCAACCAGATCATCGAGACGCTGCGTCTGCACAGCGAGATGTCGCCCACGCAGGCGCGCGAGCGTGCGATCCAGCTGCTCGAGATGGTGGAGCTGCCGGACCCGGAGAAGGCGTTCCGCTCCTACCCGCACCAGCTCTCGGGCGGGCAGCGCCAGCGCGCGATGATCGCGCAGTCGCTCGCGCTCGACCCGCTGCTGCTGATCGCCGACGAGCCGACCACCGCGCTCGACGTCACGGTGCAGGCCGAGATCCTCGACCTCATGCGCAACCTGCGTGACCACCTGAACTCGGCGGTCATCCTCATCACGCACGACATGGGCGTGGTGGCGGACCTCGCGGACCGCATCGCGGTCATGCGGCGCGGGCTCATCGTCGAGACGGGCACCGCGGAGCAGATCTTCGGGGACCCGCAGCACCCGTACACGCAGGAGCTGCTCGCGGCCGTGCCGCACCTGGGCGGCGCCGAGATCGACCTCACGGCGTCGCTCGCTGCCGCCGCTCACGCCGAGTCGGTCATCACCGAGGTGGACCCGGCCGAGCTCGCGCGCCGTGAGAAGGCCAACGCCGAGGCGCTCGAGGCCGCACGCCGTGCCGAGCGCGCCAAGGAGCACGAGGCGGCCGAGCCGATCCTGCTGCTCGAGGGCGTCGCCATCGAGTACCCGAAGCAGGGCCGCATGCCCGCGTTCCGCGCGGTCGAGGGCGCCGACCTGGTGGTCCGGCCGGGCGAGGTCGTCGGACTCGTGGGCGAGTCGGGCTCGGGCAAGACGACGATCGGCCGCGCCGCGGTCGGTCTGCTGCCCGTGGTCGAGGGCCGGCTCGTCGTCGGCGGCGTGGACGTCACGCAGCGGGACCGCAAGCTGCTCAAGCAGCTGCGCCGCCGGGTCGGCATGGTGTTCCAGGACCCGTCGTCGTCGCTCAACCCCCGACTGCCGATCGGGGAGAGCATCGGCGAGCCGATGCTGCTGGCGGGCATCGCCAAGGGTGCGGCGCTGCAGAAGCGGATCGAGGAGCTGCTCGACCAGGTCGAGCTGCCGCAGGCGTACCGCAACCGCTACCCGCACGAGCTCTCGGGCGGTCAGAAGCAGCGCGTCGGCATCGCGCGCGCGCTCGCGCTCTCGCCGGAGCTGCTGGTGGCCGACGAGCCGACGTCCGCGCTCGACGTGTCCGTCCAGGCGCACGTGCTCGACCTGATCCAGGAGCTGCAGGCGCGCCTGCAGTTCGCGTGCCTGTTCGTCACGCACGACCTCGCGGTCGTCGACCTGCTGGCCGACCGGATCGTCGTGATGCAGCGCGGGCGGATCGTCGAGCAGGGCACGCGTGACGCGATCCTGCGCAACCCGCAGGACCCGTACACGCAGCGCCTGATCGCCGCGGTCCCGCTGCCCAACCCGGAGAAGCAGCGCGAGCGGCGCGAGCTGCGGGCGCTGCTGGTCGACCGAGGCTGA
- a CDS encoding ABC transporter substrate-binding protein has product MTRRRGARGARRAPVVALLAAVVVSGCTAAPEPGPTPADEVVVAVSVPFGSLNGATPDGRTPGSTLVRGLVQDGFVSLDARGVPVPDLTFGTVELLDEDPLTVRYTIGDDARWSDGVPVTADDLLLEWAARSGALDDVEPRLGADGEITNAAELDAGVAFAATSPALVHVHDQPTVDDEGRVTLTYAHPVADWLAALDVNVPAHVLGESVLGVADRATAADAVTRAIAARDAGALSRLAHAWRTAFDADELAGAPASAVTTGPYVVNAVLPDERVELRRNAAYRGARPARYQRLVVASDLHPLDQVAGLADGTVDVAAPVASPDVLEAFAEVGAEHVAAGDAAWQLVADTGHGGVLAPGDDGGADRAAQVREALWLTVPREQIVQEVMAPLWAQASADDTVLPTAGEGAGAAGVPPQDVSRARALLTRAQTATPVRVRLAADTADPLRARLVDLVVASAAQAGIEVVPTAPDAAPGAWDVALVTHGQDDLPAASVAGLWGSDGATNATGWSSDATDDALTALTEDPEPDDAAYDEVARTLLEGGAVLPLVRAPCLTAVPGTPAADRPDVDRVGPLQLSRADVTDWWSWATTSDR; this is encoded by the coding sequence ATGACGCGGCGGCGAGGAGCGCGCGGTGCCCGGCGGGCACCGGTGGTCGCGCTCCTGGCCGCCGTCGTCGTCTCCGGGTGCACGGCCGCGCCCGAGCCCGGGCCCACACCCGCCGACGAGGTCGTCGTGGCGGTGTCGGTGCCGTTCGGCTCGCTCAACGGCGCGACGCCCGACGGCCGCACGCCGGGCAGCACGCTGGTGCGCGGGCTGGTGCAGGACGGGTTCGTCTCGCTCGACGCGCGCGGCGTGCCCGTGCCGGACCTGACGTTCGGCACGGTCGAGCTGCTCGACGAGGACCCGCTCACCGTGCGGTACACGATCGGCGACGACGCGCGGTGGTCCGACGGCGTCCCGGTGACCGCCGACGACCTGCTGCTCGAGTGGGCCGCACGCTCGGGTGCGCTCGACGACGTCGAGCCGCGGCTGGGGGCGGACGGCGAGATCACCAACGCCGCCGAGCTCGATGCCGGGGTCGCGTTCGCCGCGACGTCACCCGCGCTGGTCCACGTCCACGACCAGCCGACGGTGGACGACGAGGGCCGTGTCACCCTCACGTACGCGCATCCCGTCGCGGACTGGCTCGCTGCGCTGGACGTCAACGTCCCCGCGCACGTGCTGGGGGAGTCCGTGCTGGGGGTCGCGGACCGTGCGACCGCCGCGGACGCGGTGACGCGGGCGATCGCCGCACGCGACGCGGGCGCGCTGAGCCGGCTCGCGCACGCGTGGCGCACGGCGTTCGACGCCGACGAGCTGGCCGGGGCCCCTGCGTCCGCCGTGACCACCGGACCGTACGTGGTGAACGCGGTGCTGCCCGACGAGCGTGTGGAGCTGCGCCGGAACGCCGCGTACCGCGGCGCGCGGCCCGCGCGCTACCAGAGGCTCGTCGTCGCGTCCGACCTGCACCCGCTCGACCAGGTGGCCGGGCTCGCGGACGGCACGGTCGACGTCGCGGCGCCCGTCGCGTCACCCGACGTGCTGGAGGCGTTCGCGGAGGTGGGTGCGGAGCACGTGGCCGCGGGGGACGCGGCGTGGCAGCTCGTCGCGGACACGGGGCACGGCGGGGTGCTCGCACCCGGCGACGACGGCGGCGCGGACCGTGCGGCGCAGGTGCGCGAGGCGCTGTGGCTCACCGTGCCGCGCGAGCAGATCGTGCAAGAGGTGATGGCGCCGCTGTGGGCGCAGGCCTCCGCGGACGACACCGTGCTGCCGACCGCGGGTGAGGGCGCCGGCGCAGCGGGGGTTCCTCCGCAGGACGTGTCCCGCGCCCGCGCGCTCCTGACGCGGGCACAGACCGCGACGCCGGTCCGGGTCCGGCTGGCGGCCGACACAGCCGACCCGCTGCGCGCCCGGCTGGTGGATCTCGTCGTGGCCTCGGCCGCCCAGGCGGGCATCGAGGTCGTGCCGACCGCCCCCGACGCGGCCCCCGGTGCGTGGGACGTGGCCCTGGTCACGCACGGGCAGGACGACCTGCCCGCGGCCTCGGTCGCGGGGCTGTGGGGAAGCGACGGCGCGACGAACGCCACCGGCTGGTCGTCGGACGCGACGGACGACGCGCTGACCGCGCTCACGGAGGATCCCGAGCCCGACGACGCGGCGTACGACGAGGTCGCGCGCACCCTCCTCGAGGGCGGAGCGGTCCTCCCGCTCGTGCGGGCGCCGTGCCTGACCGCGGTGCCGGGCACGCCCGCGGCCGACCGCCCGGACGTGGACCGGGTCGGTCCGCTGCAGCTGTCCCGGGCAGATGTGACCGACTGGTGGTCGTGGGCGACGACGTCCGACCGGTAA
- the typA gene encoding translational GTPase TypA, giving the protein MPSSATSGSAVRSDLRNVAIVAHVDHGKTTLVDAMLWQSGAFGAHDHVDERAMDSGDLEREKGITILAKNTAVRYSGPAAAAAGHPEGVTINVIDTPGHADFGGEVERGLSMVDGVVLLVDSSEGPLPQTRFVLRKALVAQLPVILVVNKVDRPDARIDEVVHEATDLLLGLASDLHEDVPDLDLDAILDVPVVYASAKAGRASLTQPADGGLPDSENLEPLFQTILEKIPAPTYEEGAPLQAHVTNLDASPFLGRLALLRVFNGTLRKGQTVAWARQDGSLQNVRITELLETKALDRVPTDSAGPGDIVAVAGIEDITIGETLTDPDDPRPLPLITVDDPAISMTIGINTSPLAGKGGKGHKVTARQVKDRLDKELVGNVSLRVVPTDRPDAWEVQGRGELALAILVEQMRREGFELTVGKPQVVTRKVDGHVHEPMERMTIDVPEEYLGAVTQLLAQRKGRMETMSNHGTGWVRMEFVVPARGLIGFRTRFLTDTRGTGIASSISEGYEPWAGPIETRLNGSLVADRAGVVTPFAMINLQERGTFFVDPTQEVYEGMIVGENARQDDMDVNITKEKKLTNMRSSTADNFENLVPPRKLTLEESLEFAREDECVEVTPEIVRIRKVVLDQTERARITARNKKS; this is encoded by the coding sequence ATGCCTTCGTCCGCCACCTCGGGCAGCGCAGTCCGTTCCGACCTGCGCAACGTCGCGATCGTCGCGCACGTCGACCACGGCAAGACCACCCTCGTCGACGCGATGCTCTGGCAGTCCGGTGCGTTCGGCGCGCACGACCACGTCGACGAGCGTGCGATGGACTCGGGCGACCTCGAGCGCGAGAAGGGCATCACGATCCTCGCGAAGAACACCGCGGTCCGGTACTCCGGTCCGGCCGCGGCGGCCGCGGGGCACCCCGAGGGCGTGACCATCAACGTCATCGACACCCCGGGTCACGCGGACTTCGGCGGCGAGGTCGAGCGCGGCCTGTCGATGGTCGACGGCGTCGTCCTGCTGGTCGACTCGTCCGAGGGTCCGCTGCCGCAGACGCGGTTCGTGCTGCGCAAGGCGCTCGTCGCGCAGCTGCCGGTCATCCTGGTCGTGAACAAGGTGGACCGCCCCGACGCGCGCATCGACGAGGTCGTCCACGAGGCGACCGACCTGCTGCTGGGCCTGGCCTCGGACCTGCACGAGGACGTGCCGGACCTGGACCTCGACGCGATCCTGGACGTCCCGGTCGTGTACGCGTCGGCCAAGGCCGGCCGCGCGTCGCTCACGCAGCCCGCGGACGGCGGTCTGCCGGACAGCGAGAACCTCGAGCCGTTGTTCCAGACGATCCTCGAGAAGATCCCGGCGCCCACCTATGAGGAGGGCGCGCCGCTGCAGGCGCACGTGACCAACCTGGACGCGTCGCCGTTCCTGGGCCGCCTCGCCCTGCTGCGCGTGTTCAACGGCACGCTGCGCAAGGGCCAGACGGTCGCCTGGGCACGCCAGGACGGCTCGCTGCAGAACGTCCGCATCACCGAGCTGCTCGAGACCAAGGCGCTCGACCGCGTGCCCACCGACTCGGCGGGCCCCGGCGACATCGTCGCGGTCGCGGGCATCGAGGACATCACGATCGGCGAGACGCTGACCGACCCGGACGACCCGCGCCCGCTGCCCCTCATCACGGTCGACGACCCCGCGATCTCGATGACCATCGGCATCAACACCAGCCCGCTCGCGGGCAAGGGCGGCAAGGGCCACAAGGTCACGGCCCGCCAGGTCAAGGACCGGCTCGACAAGGAGCTCGTCGGCAACGTCTCGCTGCGCGTGGTCCCCACCGACCGCCCCGACGCGTGGGAGGTGCAGGGTCGTGGCGAGCTGGCCCTGGCGATCCTGGTCGAGCAGATGCGCCGCGAGGGCTTCGAGCTGACGGTCGGCAAGCCGCAGGTCGTCACGCGCAAGGTCGACGGCCACGTGCACGAGCCCATGGAGCGCATGACGATCGACGTGCCCGAGGAGTACCTCGGCGCCGTCACGCAGCTCCTGGCCCAGCGCAAGGGCCGCATGGAGACCATGTCGAACCACGGCACCGGCTGGGTCCGCATGGAGTTCGTCGTCCCGGCGCGCGGCCTGATCGGCTTCCGCACGCGGTTCCTCACGGACACGCGCGGCACGGGCATCGCGTCCTCGATCTCCGAGGGCTACGAGCCGTGGGCCGGCCCGATCGAGACGCGCCTCAACGGCTCGCTCGTCGCCGACCGCGCGGGTGTGGTGACGCCGTTCGCGATGATCAACCTCCAGGAGCGCGGGACGTTCTTCGTCGACCCGACGCAGGAGGTCTACGAGGGCATGATCGTGGGTGAGAACGCGCGCCAGGACGACATGGACGTGAACATCACCAAGGAGAAGAAGCTCACCAACATGCGGTCGTCGACCGCTGACAACTTCGAGAACCTGGTCCCGCCGCGCAAGCTCACGCTCGAGGAGTCGCTTGAGTTCGCGCGCGAGGACGAGTGCGTCGAGGTCACGCCGGAGATCGTGCGCATCCGCAAGGTGGTCCTGGACCAGACGGAGCGCGCACGCATCACGGCCCGCAACAAGAAGTCCTGA
- a CDS encoding PIG-L family deacetylase, whose amino-acid sequence MRASSGAGGLLAVHAHPDDETLATGALLAAFAAAGRPVTVVTATRGERGEVIGDALAHLQGDPRGLAAHRETELAAALAALGVADHAFLDALPGWRGGRLEDSGMVWADEGRRAVAAPDAHAAFSTHDLDALAAPLAALIADRRPDVVVTYEPAGGYGHPDHVRAHEVTHRALALTPHTVPVVLWAAQGRARAAAARRALRTLVAAGAVPGDSPDDDAFASLVVDDEQIALEVDVRPVRTAVLAALRAHATQVQHVTALDDEPDLAGAYALSLGLAEPLLPVEQYRVAGGDLTAVAWPAQVAPVA is encoded by the coding sequence ATGCGCGCGTCGTCGGGGGCGGGTGGGCTGCTCGCGGTCCACGCGCACCCCGACGACGAGACGCTCGCCACCGGAGCGCTGCTCGCGGCGTTCGCGGCCGCGGGACGGCCCGTGACGGTGGTGACGGCCACCCGCGGTGAGCGGGGCGAGGTCATCGGCGATGCGCTGGCGCACCTGCAGGGCGACCCCCGCGGTCTCGCGGCGCACCGCGAGACCGAGCTCGCGGCCGCGCTCGCGGCCCTGGGCGTGGCCGACCACGCGTTCCTCGACGCGCTGCCCGGCTGGAGGGGCGGCCGGCTCGAGGACTCGGGCATGGTGTGGGCCGACGAGGGCCGACGCGCGGTCGCCGCCCCCGACGCGCACGCGGCGTTCTCGACGCACGACCTCGATGCGCTCGCCGCGCCGCTCGCGGCGCTGATCGCGGACCGGCGCCCGGACGTCGTGGTGACGTACGAGCCCGCGGGCGGCTACGGCCATCCCGACCACGTGCGCGCGCACGAGGTCACGCACCGCGCTCTCGCCCTCACCCCGCACACCGTCCCCGTGGTGCTGTGGGCCGCGCAGGGCCGCGCGCGCGCCGCCGCCGCACGCCGTGCGCTGCGCACCCTCGTCGCCGCGGGTGCGGTACCGGGGGACTCGCCCGACGACGACGCGTTCGCCTCGCTCGTCGTCGACGACGAGCAGATCGCGCTCGAGGTCGACGTGCGGCCCGTGCGCACCGCGGTGCTCGCCGCGCTGCGTGCGCACGCGACCCAGGTCCAGCACGTCACGGCGCTCGACGACGAGCCCGACCTCGCCGGCGCCTACGCGCTGAGCCTCGGCCTGGCCGAGCCGCTCCTGCCCGTCGAGCAGTACCGCGTGGCCGGCGGCGACCTGACGGCCGTGGCCTGGCCCGCCCAGGTCGCGCCGGTAGCCTGA
- a CDS encoding DUF6113 family protein produces MQPLTPQSFVRALVSFVLGIVAGVLGTVIHRSTVPWGLLAALGLVLAFTVTVRAWAGWPGYVGIAGGVFLALMVLTQTGPGGDVLVPGGENVDHAWLGVAWLGGAMVALIVAAGVPRRWFDPTPRPPRVPTRPDGTGGSEQPTARDEPATPARP; encoded by the coding sequence GTGCAGCCGCTCACGCCCCAGTCGTTCGTGCGGGCCCTCGTCTCCTTCGTCCTCGGCATCGTGGCCGGCGTGCTCGGCACCGTGATCCACCGCTCGACCGTGCCGTGGGGTCTGCTCGCCGCACTCGGCCTGGTGCTCGCGTTCACCGTGACGGTCCGCGCGTGGGCCGGCTGGCCGGGGTACGTGGGCATCGCCGGCGGCGTCTTCCTGGCGCTCATGGTGCTGACGCAGACCGGACCCGGAGGTGACGTGCTGGTGCCCGGCGGCGAGAACGTGGACCACGCGTGGCTGGGCGTCGCCTGGCTGGGTGGCGCGATGGTGGCGCTGATCGTCGCCGCCGGTGTGCCCCGACGCTGGTTCGACCCCACGCCGCGGCCGCCCCGGGTGCCCACCCGGCCCGACGGGACCGGTGGGTCCGAGCAGCCCACCGCTCGCGACGAGCCCGCGACGCCCGCTCGGCCGTGA
- a CDS encoding flavin reductase family protein produces MSATPDVYRGAVAALAGGVAVVTTTWRRTTWAMTVSSLTSVSLDPPLLLFCVHGDARLRDALDEAETWTVSVLSADQASVADWLASAGRPAVDQLTRVPHRSATVAAGVRVDGAAAWFECRTQALHPAGDHDVVVGEVLVAERAPGEPGSLVHLDGRLRALR; encoded by the coding sequence GTGAGCGCGACGCCGGACGTCTACCGCGGCGCGGTCGCCGCGCTCGCGGGCGGTGTCGCGGTGGTGACCACGACGTGGCGCCGCACCACCTGGGCGATGACCGTCAGCTCGCTCACGTCGGTCTCGCTGGACCCGCCGCTGCTCCTGTTCTGCGTGCACGGTGACGCGCGCCTGCGCGACGCGCTCGACGAGGCCGAGACCTGGACCGTGAGCGTGCTGTCCGCGGACCAGGCCTCCGTCGCGGACTGGCTCGCCTCGGCGGGGCGGCCGGCCGTCGACCAGCTCACGCGCGTGCCCCACCGGTCCGCGACGGTGGCCGCGGGCGTGCGGGTCGACGGGGCCGCGGCCTGGTTCGAGTGCCGCACGCAGGCGCTGCACCCCGCGGGTGACCACGACGTGGTCGTCGGGGAGGTGCTCGTGGCCGAGCGCGCTCCGGGCGAGCCGGGCTCGCTGGTGCACCTGGACGGGCGGCTGCGCGCGCTGCGCTGA